Proteins from one Pontibacter korlensis genomic window:
- the dnaK gene encoding molecular chaperone DnaK, protein MGKIIGIDLGTTNSCVAVMEGNEPVVIPNSEGRRTTPSIVAFLDNGNGERKVGDPAKRQAITNPQNTIASIKRFMGHSYNEVSEEAKQVSYKVQQGSNNTVRVQIGDREYTPQEISAMVLQKMKATAEEYLGTSVTEAVITVPAYFNDAQRQATKEAGQIAGLEVKRIINEPTAAALAYGLDKKSVDQKIAVFDLGGGTFDISILELGDGVFEVLSTNGDTHLGGDDFDQVIINWLAEEFKKDEGLDLRKDPMALQRLKEAAEKAKIELSSSQETEVNLPYIMPVDGVPKHLVRKLTRAKFEQLSDDLIRRSMEPCRKALQDAGLSTSDIDEVILVGGSTRIPKVQEEVEKFFGKKPSKGVNPDEVVAIGAAIQGGVLTGEVKDVLLLDVTPLSLGIETMGGVFTKLIESNTTIPTKKSETFSTASDNQPSVEIHVLQGERPMARDNRTIGRFHLSDIPPAPRGVPQIEVTFDIDANGILHVTARDKATGKEQKIRIEASSGLSEQEIEKMRKEAEANAEADKKAKEEIEKLNTADSMIFQTEKQLKEYGDKLSAGNKSNIENALGQLKTAHGSKDIAGIDSAIEALNNAWSAASQEMYAATQGAEGQGAPGGNGQAGGAGTNAGAANDGGVTDVDYEEVDGSTNK, encoded by the coding sequence ATGGGAAAAATAATAGGCATTGACTTAGGTACTACAAACTCATGCGTTGCCGTAATGGAAGGTAACGAGCCAGTTGTTATACCTAACAGCGAGGGCCGCCGCACGACTCCGTCTATCGTAGCGTTTTTGGATAACGGAAACGGCGAGCGTAAAGTAGGTGATCCTGCCAAGCGCCAGGCAATCACTAACCCACAGAACACCATTGCTTCTATCAAACGCTTCATGGGCCACAGCTACAACGAGGTAAGCGAAGAAGCAAAGCAGGTATCTTACAAGGTACAGCAGGGAAGCAATAACACTGTGCGTGTACAGATCGGCGACAGAGAGTATACTCCTCAAGAGATCTCTGCCATGGTGCTTCAGAAAATGAAGGCTACAGCGGAAGAGTACTTGGGTACTTCTGTAACTGAGGCGGTTATTACCGTACCAGCTTACTTTAACGACGCTCAGCGCCAGGCCACAAAAGAGGCTGGCCAGATTGCAGGTCTTGAGGTAAAGCGTATCATCAACGAGCCAACAGCAGCGGCACTGGCTTACGGTCTTGATAAGAAGAGCGTAGATCAGAAAATTGCCGTGTTTGACCTTGGTGGTGGTACATTCGATATCTCAATCCTTGAATTGGGTGACGGTGTATTCGAGGTGTTGTCTACAAACGGTGACACACACCTGGGTGGTGACGACTTTGACCAGGTAATCATTAACTGGCTTGCCGAGGAGTTCAAAAAAGACGAAGGCTTAGACCTGCGTAAAGATCCTATGGCACTGCAGCGCTTGAAAGAAGCTGCTGAGAAAGCCAAAATTGAGCTTTCTTCTTCTCAGGAGACAGAGGTTAACCTGCCATACATCATGCCGGTTGACGGAGTGCCAAAGCACTTGGTACGCAAACTGACTCGTGCTAAGTTCGAGCAACTGTCTGACGACCTGATCCGTCGTTCTATGGAGCCATGCAGAAAAGCGCTTCAGGATGCAGGCCTGTCTACTTCTGACATTGACGAGGTGATTCTGGTAGGTGGTTCTACCCGTATCCCGAAAGTGCAGGAAGAAGTAGAGAAGTTCTTCGGTAAGAAGCCTTCTAAAGGTGTAAACCCGGACGAAGTGGTGGCCATCGGTGCGGCTATCCAGGGTGGTGTATTAACAGGTGAGGTTAAAGACGTACTTCTACTGGACGTTACTCCGCTTTCTTTGGGTATCGAAACAATGGGTGGTGTGTTCACAAAACTGATTGAGTCGAACACGACAATCCCTACGAAGAAGTCTGAGACATTCTCCACTGCTTCTGATAACCAGCCGTCTGTAGAGATCCACGTACTGCAGGGTGAGCGCCCAATGGCAAGAGACAACCGTACCATCGGTCGTTTCCACTTGTCTGACATTCCACCAGCACCACGTGGTGTTCCACAGATCGAGGTAACATTCGATATCGATGCCAACGGTATCCTGCACGTTACGGCTCGTGACAAGGCTACTGGCAAAGAGCAGAAGATCCGCATCGAGGCTTCTTCTGGTCTGAGCGAGCAGGAAATCGAGAAAATGCGCAAGGAAGCAGAAGCTAACGCTGAGGCAGACAAGAAGGCGAAGGAAGAAATCGAGAAGCTCAATACTGCTGACTCCATGATCTTCCAGACAGAGAAGCAGCTGAAAGAGTACGGCGATAAGCTTTCTGCAGGCAACAAGTCTAATATCGAGAACGCCCTTGGTCAGCTGAAAACAGCTCATGGCTCTAAAGACATCGCTGGTATCGACTCTGCTATCGAGGCACTGAACAATGCTTGGAGCGCAGCTTCTCAGGAGATGTACGCTGCTACGCAGGGCGCTGAAGGCCAGGGAGCTCCAGGTGGCAATGGCCAGGCTGGTGGTGCCGGAACTAACGCGGGCGCAGCCAACGATGGTGGTGTAACTGATGTTGACTACGAAGAAGTAGACGGCAGCACTAACAAGTAA
- a CDS encoding dihydrolipoamide acetyltransferase family protein: MALVEMVMPKMGESIMEGTVLKWLKSVGDTIEQDESVLEVATDKVDTEVPALQGGVLKEILVQEGDVVAVGAPIAIIATDGEDTGETSAAAPEATATAEAPATTAPEASPQQTAAASAPSEAFAKLDQPATGRFYSPLVLNIAREEGISMQELEYIPGTGQEGRVSKKDILAYVESRKNAPQQASAPQTQAPAQQTPQAAPAAAAQAQPQTSAPAAVKPAASYGGNVEIIEMDRMRKMIADRMVDSKRISPHVTSFVEADVTNIVNWRNKWKNDYKKREGENLTFTPIFIDAIAKAIKDFPMINVSVDGGTIIRHKDINIGMAVALPSGNLIVPNIKNADQLNLNGLTKKVNDLASRGRNNKLTPDDLAGGTYTVSNVGSFGNVMGTPIIMQPQVAIMAVGAIKKKPAVIETPEGDLIGIRHFMYLSHSYDHRVVDGSLGGMFVRRVADYLENFDVTQTI, translated from the coding sequence ATGGCACTTGTAGAAATGGTTATGCCCAAGATGGGCGAGAGTATCATGGAAGGTACCGTTCTGAAATGGCTCAAAAGCGTGGGTGACACCATTGAGCAGGATGAATCGGTACTGGAAGTAGCTACAGATAAAGTGGACACAGAGGTACCAGCCCTGCAAGGCGGCGTACTGAAGGAGATTCTGGTACAGGAAGGCGATGTGGTGGCAGTTGGTGCTCCTATTGCCATTATTGCTACTGACGGTGAGGATACCGGAGAAACTTCTGCTGCTGCCCCCGAAGCTACTGCAACCGCTGAGGCTCCCGCCACAACTGCACCTGAGGCTTCACCACAGCAGACTGCTGCAGCCTCAGCCCCAAGTGAGGCATTTGCCAAGCTGGACCAGCCTGCAACTGGCCGTTTCTACTCTCCATTGGTGCTAAATATTGCTCGTGAGGAAGGCATCTCGATGCAGGAGCTGGAGTATATCCCAGGCACCGGTCAGGAAGGCCGTGTATCTAAGAAGGATATTCTGGCATACGTAGAGAGCCGCAAAAATGCTCCGCAGCAAGCTAGCGCTCCTCAAACTCAGGCACCTGCACAGCAAACGCCACAAGCAGCCCCTGCCGCGGCAGCACAGGCACAGCCGCAAACATCTGCACCTGCCGCTGTTAAACCAGCAGCTTCTTATGGTGGCAACGTGGAGATTATTGAGATGGACCGCATGCGCAAGATGATTGCCGACCGTATGGTGGACAGCAAGCGCATCTCTCCCCACGTTACTTCCTTTGTGGAGGCCGACGTGACAAACATCGTGAACTGGAGAAACAAGTGGAAAAATGATTATAAGAAGCGTGAGGGCGAGAACCTGACCTTCACTCCTATTTTCATCGATGCCATTGCCAAGGCAATCAAAGATTTCCCGATGATCAATGTGTCAGTGGATGGAGGCACTATCATCCGCCATAAAGACATTAACATAGGTATGGCTGTGGCTCTGCCAAGTGGTAACCTGATCGTTCCGAACATCAAGAACGCAGACCAACTGAACCTGAACGGCCTAACCAAGAAGGTGAACGACCTGGCCAGCCGTGGCCGCAACAACAAACTGACGCCGGATGATCTGGCAGGCGGTACCTACACCGTGTCTAACGTTGGTTCTTTTGGTAACGTGATGGGTACGCCGATCATCATGCAGCCCCAGGTGGCTATCATGGCCGTGGGCGCTATCAAGAAAAAGCCAGCTGTGATCGAGACGCCGGAAGGTGACCTGATCGGTATCCGCCACTTTATGTACCTGTCGCACTCTTACGACCACCGCGTAGTGGATGGCTCGCTGGGAGGTATGTTCGTGCGTCGTGTGGCAGATTACCTGGAGAACTTTGACGTAACTCAAACTATCTAG
- a CDS encoding competence/damage-inducible protein A, with protein MSAVTAEIITIGDEILYGQIVDTNSAWMGTELTKIGVKVKQITSISDSADHIIKALDEATLRADVVLITGGLGPTKDDLTKHVLASYFNTSLKLHEPSLADIASLFRLRGIELTELNRQQAFLPENCTPIRNVLGTAPGMWFERNGKVYVSMPGVPFEMKRMMTDTVLPQLKEYFDTPHIIHKVVQTVGLPESILAEQLETWENNLPEHLKLAYLPHLNGVRLRLTGQGTDEAKLQQELQQEVDKLQYIIPNHIFAYGEVPLEEAIGLMLKERGLTIATAESCTGGFLAHKLTSIAGSSAWFIGGVIAYHNEVKIQELAVNAETLQEHGAVSEATVRAMAENVRLKFDTDIGVATSGIAGPDGGTPEKPVGTIWIAFSDKYKTEAKLLNYNKSRLLNIEYTTMAVLNLVRQSLDTTVEE; from the coding sequence ATGAGCGCAGTTACTGCTGAAATCATCACCATAGGCGATGAGATTCTCTATGGCCAGATCGTGGATACCAACTCTGCCTGGATGGGTACCGAGCTTACCAAGATTGGGGTAAAGGTAAAGCAAATCACTTCCATCTCCGACAGTGCCGACCACATTATAAAAGCCCTGGACGAAGCTACTCTGCGGGCCGATGTCGTACTGATTACAGGAGGCCTTGGCCCTACAAAAGACGACCTGACCAAGCACGTGCTTGCCTCCTATTTTAACACCTCCCTTAAACTACATGAGCCTTCGCTAGCTGACATAGCCTCCTTGTTCAGGCTTCGTGGAATAGAACTAACCGAGCTGAACCGGCAACAAGCTTTTCTGCCAGAGAACTGCACTCCGATCAGAAATGTGTTGGGCACCGCCCCGGGCATGTGGTTCGAGCGCAACGGCAAAGTATACGTATCAATGCCCGGGGTGCCGTTCGAAATGAAGCGCATGATGACAGACACGGTGCTGCCCCAGCTGAAGGAGTATTTCGACACGCCCCACATCATCCATAAAGTAGTTCAGACAGTAGGGCTGCCAGAGTCCATACTTGCCGAGCAGCTGGAGACGTGGGAGAATAATCTTCCTGAGCACCTCAAGCTGGCCTACCTGCCGCACCTTAACGGCGTGCGCCTCCGCCTGACAGGCCAGGGTACAGACGAGGCAAAACTGCAGCAGGAACTACAGCAGGAAGTGGACAAGCTGCAGTACATTATTCCCAACCACATTTTTGCCTATGGCGAAGTACCCCTGGAAGAAGCAATCGGGCTGATGCTAAAGGAACGTGGCTTAACCATTGCCACAGCAGAGAGTTGTACGGGCGGTTTTCTGGCACATAAACTTACAAGTATAGCAGGCAGCTCTGCCTGGTTTATAGGTGGCGTGATAGCCTACCATAATGAGGTTAAAATCCAGGAGCTCGCGGTAAACGCTGAAACCCTACAGGAGCACGGCGCCGTAAGCGAGGCTACTGTTCGTGCCATGGCCGAAAACGTGCGTCTTAAGTTCGACACCGACATTGGCGTGGCCACAAGCGGTATTGCAGGCCCAGATGGTGGTACACCAGAGAAACCCGTAGGCACTATCTGGATAGCCTTTTCCGATAAGTATAAAACCGAGGCAAAGCTGCTTAACTACAATAAAAGCAGGCTACTCAATATCGAGTATACCACCATGGCTGTGCTAAACCTGGTGCGCCAAAGTTTGGATACAACGGTTGAGGAATAG